GCGCTGGCGTTGGATCAGGAGGTCTCCGGAACGCGGGCCGAGCAGCTGCTCGGATGGCAGCCGCGCCATCGCTCCCTCGTTGCCGAGGCCGATGCGCTCTATCGGGCGTTCAAGGCAGGGGGGTAGCGCAGCGACGTGCGGAGGCGACGCAATCGAATGCCATGAAGCCCCTTTTTCATCCCCGCTTGGTCCACGATCCGTTCGGCGATCCCGGTCTCTATGTGTCGCTCCTCTTCGAGCGGCGGGGGCTTCTCTTCGACCTGGGAGACCTCCGGCCGCTCTCCGCCCGGATGTTGTTGAAGACCAGCCATGTCTTCATCACCCACGCCCATATGGACCACTTCATCGGCTTCGATCAGATGCTCCGGATTTGTCTCGGCCGGGAGAAGGCGCTCCACCTCTTCGGCCCGCTCGGGATCACCGATCAGGTCTCTCATAAGCTCTCCGGATATACCTGGAACTTGGTCGAGAATTATCCCGCCGACTTTCACGTCATCGTTACCGAGGTCGACGAGCAAGAGCGAAAGACGACCCGTTTCCGAACCCGCTCCGGCTTTCGCCGCGAGGAGACGGTGATCGCCCATTTTTCCGAGGGGGTGTTGGTCGATGAGCCGGGATTCCGTGTGCGATCTGTCCACCTCGATCATAAAATTCCCTCCCTCGGTTATACGCTTGAAGAAAAAGTCCACATCAACATTTTAAAGAACCGATTAGAAGCGCAGGGGCTGCCGGTCGGACCGTGGCTTAAGGAGCTAAAGGATGCAATCTTGCGAAATGAGCCCGACGACCTTCCCTTTCGCATTTGGTGGAAGCGCGACGGCGCCCGAGAGGGTGTTATTGAAGAGTGCCGGCGCCCCCTTGGGGCGCTCAAGCGGGAGATCATCCAAATCGCGCCCGGCCAGAAAATCAGCTATGTGACCGATGTCGTCTACCATTCCGAGAACGCGCGGAGAATTATTGATCTGGTGCGCGGCTCCGACATCCTTTTTATCGAGTCCGCATTCCTCCAAGAAGATGCCGATCGCGCCGCGGAGAAGTACCATCTCACCACCGCCCAGGCGGGGCTGCTCGCCCGCGACGCCGGTGTAAAAGAAGTCGCTCCCTTTCACTTTTCGGCGAAATACAATGGAGAGGGAGAGCGCCACTTCCAAGAGGTGCGGGAGGCATTTAAAGGAAAGGTGAGCGGAAGGATGAATGAGGCGTCGAATCGCGCCGCCGGGGCCGACGACAGCGGCCCAAACGACCCGCTCCCGTTTGAAGATTGACACTGATCACCGTCGAAGATTAAAATCAGCCGATTCCGGGAGGCGAATACCAATAAAGGAGGCGAGGCGATGTCGGAGTTGACGGTGATCGTGCAGGCAAAGGCAAAACCGGGAAAAGAGGCGGCGCTGGAGAAGGCATGGCGGGCGATCATCGCCCCGACCTACAACGAGCCGGGCTGTCTCCGGTATCTGCTTCACCGGGCGGTCGAGGACCCGGCCCTTTTTATCTCTATCGAGCGCTGGGCATCCAAAGAGGCGATCGATCAGCACATGGCCACCCCGCACATTCAAAGCCTGCTGAAGCAGGTGCCTGATTTGGTCGCCGGCGTCCCGCAGATCCAGATCTTCGAATCGCTCTCGGAAGGGCGATCGGAGAAAGGCAAAATCTAATCACTCCTGTCGCTTCCAACCTGCTTCCACAAAGAGGGGTACATACTCTTCCGGGATGAAAAGGCGGTCTTCCATATTCGGGATGGTGTAATAGTTCTGCGGTCGAATGAGAAGGTCGTCGTTTTTGCTCAGATCGATGGCCCACCGCTCGGGCGGCCGTCGCTGAGAGAGAAAGCGAAGCTCGAAGGGGAGGAGCCGGAGCGGATCGTTCGGATCGAAGATTCCGATCTGATTCTGCCGCGCATCCTCGATCCACCTCCGGGCGTCGGCCAGGCTCTTCTCCTTCGTTGCGATTTGATTCGCTTTGCCGGGTGGAATGACGGCCTGGGTGATGCTTCCCTGCCGGCGGAACGGATTGATGTTCGGCCAGATAAAATAGGGGGTAATCAGAGCGGTCTTCAGGAGCCGTTCGTTATAAGTGAGCGGACGCGGCGTCTCCGTTTTCGCCGGTTCGAACCGATTGATGAAGGCCAGCATCCGGCCGTATCGATCCATCACCTCGTGGGAGAAGAACAGAAGAAATTGGAAGGTCTCTTCGGTTTTTCCAAGGGCGGCAACGTCGGCGGTGACCTCCTGCTCGAGCGCCACCTCTGCGGCTGAGGCGAGCCGGTAATGATTCAGCGCCGTGCCGGGTCCGACATGCGATTCGAGATAGGCGCGCAGCCCGGGGTCGAGCGCCGGTTTAAAGCGGGGAAGGCCGGGGTTGAATGGATCGCTTAAGAAGGCCTCCCATTTTGGGTCGGCGAGTCCGGTAAAGGTTTTCTCTCCAGGGAGGGTAAAGCTGATTTCGGGCGCATCGACTCCCAGAAAGCGGACGCCGAAATCGCCGATCGCGCGGGCGCGAATCGTGTCTCCATCATGGACCTCCTGCCCGACATTTCCCGGCACGCCGCGGTAGGTGCCGAGACCGACATGGCCGACGATCAACCCTGAACGGAGCTGCTCGATTGCGTTAGACATCCCTGTCCTCCTCAATGAAATCTTCAGTGATGCTTCAAATGCACGTGTTCATCCGCATTTCAAGAGAGGCATCGCGCATCGATCGAACGTTAATCGAAATCGGGATTCTTTGTCAATCGCCTGAGAGGTTCTCATGACACCGCCATCCATGAAGGGACTGATTATTTCTATCGGAAGCGATCCGGCCGCCGCCACCTTCACCCTCAATCGGCTTTCCCCGGAGGCGCTCTGCTTTTTCGTCTCGGAGGGGCGGCGGGGAGAGACCAATCGGGAGATTATTCCGGTCGATGCCGATGGAGCGCTATCGGCCGCTGTGGGAGTGGGTCCTTAAAATTTCAGAGACTCTGCCGGAGAAAGGAGTGCGATTTCCGAAATTGGCGTTTTAGCCAAACCGGCTCCCGACCGATACGGCATGTCCTGTCTCTTCTAATGGAGGCACGTTGACAAAAAGTGTCATTTTCTTAAGAGGGATGGACATTCTATGCGCCGAACGATAAATCTTAATCGGTCGATGAAATAGAAGTCCTTTTAAAATAAAGTAAATTTCGTTCCGTCCGGATGGCATAGAACCTGCTTTCCCAAGAGTGAACTCAAGTCCTCAATGGTATTCGAGGGAGGTCGGCATGTTTGGGCGGATGAAAAATCAAAAGGGCTTTACATTAATTGAGTTAATGATTGTGGTGGCCATTGTCGGTATCTTGGCTTCGATCGCCATTCCAAGTATGCTGAACTATCAGGCGAGATCGCAACAGGCGGAAGCACGGGCGAATCTCGACGCCATTTTCACCGGGATGATGATCTATTCGACCGAGCATACCGGATATGCCGGGGCGACATTGATCGAGATCGGCTTTGCGACCGAAGGAACCCGCCGGTATTCTTATACATTGACCGGCCTCACCGCGAATACCTTTACCGCCAGAGCGACAGGGATGGCAGGACGTATTACAGGTGACGTTTGGACCATCGATCAGAACAAATCGATCACCGACGTGAATCCATCCTCTTATACTTCCTAAGGTTCGCATCTCACCCGGGATCCATTCTTCAATACAAATCGATCAGGCTCGAAGCAAATAAGGGTGATCCCCTTCGATTCTCCCTGCATCCTCCTGAATCGTTTTTTCGGTCCGCTGTACATGTAATCGTGCTTTCCCTCCTGTGTAAATCACCTATCGTTTGATGCAGCTTTTTTGCAGACCCTTTCCGTATACCGCATTACTCTTCGTCGCCGGGCAAGAAAATCGCTCCGTAGCGGCGAGCGGACGATCCATCTCTTCTGGTCCCATTCTTGCGATTGGATTGATGCATGCAATCCGATTGAATCAATCGGCGATTAGCCTCCGAGCCGTCGACCGGCCGATCGGTTAAGGCGCTTACAGAATTGAGGTTATATCATCGCATGGAAGCGGAGAGGGAGAGCCGTCTCGAAGAACCGTTGGTGAACAATGCGCTCGTGAAACGCTGGGCGTATGCGACGTTGTTCTGGCTCACCCTCTTTCCGATCGACGGCGTACTGGTTTCAATCAAATTTCACAATCCGGAGTTCCTCGGCAACATCGCGTGGCTGTCGTTCGGCCGGCTGAGGCCGATCCATGTGAACGGGGTGATTTTCGGCGCTTTCTCGACCGGATTTTTCACCCTCGTCTATTATTTCGTCCCGAAGATCTGCGGGGTTCGGCTCTACAAAGAAGCGTGGAGCACGATCACCTTCTGGATCTGGAATATCGCCATTGCCCTCGGGACCGTTTCGTTGATGGCCGGATTTAACAAAGGGATCGAAGCAGGAGAA
This DNA window, taken from Candidatus Manganitrophaceae bacterium, encodes the following:
- a CDS encoding prepilin-type N-terminal cleavage/methylation domain-containing protein, with the protein product MKNQKGFTLIELMIVVAIVGILASIAIPSMLNYQARSQQAEARANLDAIFTGMMIYSTEHTGYAGATLIEIGFATEGTRRYSYTLTGLTANTFTARATGMAGRITGDVWTIDQNKSITDVNPSSYTS
- a CDS encoding ribonuclease Z (member of metallo-beta-lactamase family; the purified enzyme from Escherichia coli forms dimeric zinc phosphodiesterase; in Bacillus subtilis this protein is a 3'-tRNA processing endoribonuclease and is essential while in Escherichia coli it is not; associates with two zinc ions), with the translated sequence MKPLFHPRLVHDPFGDPGLYVSLLFERRGLLFDLGDLRPLSARMLLKTSHVFITHAHMDHFIGFDQMLRICLGREKALHLFGPLGITDQVSHKLSGYTWNLVENYPADFHVIVTEVDEQERKTTRFRTRSGFRREETVIAHFSEGVLVDEPGFRVRSVHLDHKIPSLGYTLEEKVHINILKNRLEAQGLPVGPWLKELKDAILRNEPDDLPFRIWWKRDGAREGVIEECRRPLGALKREIIQIAPGQKISYVTDVVYHSENARRIIDLVRGSDILFIESAFLQEDADRAAEKYHLTTAQAGLLARDAGVKEVAPFHFSAKYNGEGERHFQEVREAFKGKVSGRMNEASNRAAGADDSGPNDPLPFED
- a CDS encoding antibiotic biosynthesis monooxygenase codes for the protein MSELTVIVQAKAKPGKEAALEKAWRAIIAPTYNEPGCLRYLLHRAVEDPALFISIERWASKEAIDQHMATPHIQSLLKQVPDLVAGVPQIQIFESLSEGRSEKGKI